TGGGGGGATTTTGAACAAGAATGTTGGGAAAAAATTACCCCATTGACATAAATTGGGTggtaacaggaagtcagccattttggataCTCTTCAGTAAGGATTCCTTTGGATGACAGCCACGATGGTATTTGATTGAAGAACATTTTAGTTATACTGTGATGGTGGCATTTGACGTACAACACTTTGTGGATATTTTAATGCAAGACGTTCAAAGATGGAATTTGTTCATTCTTTGACGTAAGACAGCGACGGATTGCAGTTTCTGATGACCTCATCCTGCTCGGCACAGAGCTGCTACAGTTTTGTTATTCACCGCCCATCGCCGTCTAATGCTGATGATCAGCATGCACGCAGACGTCAGTCAAAGGGGGAAACAGGCAGTAAAAAGACGACTAAAGCGGAGCAGGGGGCTGCGGGGGCCTTGACACGCATCTATTTTTAGATTCTGGGAGTAATGTTGTTTCTGCGCCCATCCGAGAGCCTTTCGTTACGCCGCCATCGCCAGCCGCCATTGCCGAGCGTTTGCACGCTTTTGACAAACGCAGCTGCTGCTGATGGAGACCTGGTAGTGCCGACAGGACTCTCAATGTCAAACTGATGTACTTATGACAGTGACCAGGTGACACTTCGAACCAAGAGGGCAACCAtgctaaaaaaatcaaatacacgTTACACAATACAATTCCAGTAGGCTGTGTCGAAGTATAGCCTACGTCTCTGCCATGCTGATCCACCGCCGGttaatagaaatagaaatactTTGTAGAGTTGGTGAAACTGCAGAatctgatttgattgatttaattttgtgaTGATGGTATTTGATCTAAGGTACTTTCAGAATGATGTCTCCTTTTTTCCATCTAAGAAACTTGGGACGCTAACTAGTGAACCACCAGGCTTCCTGTTCTGTCTTTGTTATATTTCATGGTtctcagagagagagaggcaatgCCAATTTAGTCCGTCGCGATCAAAATTTGATTTATGGCCTCAttcgctttgatgtcctttgatgtcctttgatgacgtaggatgaaacgataaaaatgatcgatcgggggtcaagaggtcacgatcaaagacttttttgaTGACGTATGAAAGGAAAACGATAAAAatgagggttagggttaggatttcaaaaagAGAGAAGTGTGCCTGTGTCCCTGTGTGTGCAATATGGGGGGAGGGTGGGGCGGTGGGGAAGGAAATGGCTGGTGAGGGGTGTGCGTCTGTATGTCTGTGCAGCACGAGGATGGAAATGAATCGAGCATGATAAACCtctagggggggggggaccccCAAGAAGGAGATTATATATGACCgcttttgataaaaatgtaagaagCGACGTGGTAGGCCGATATGATTAATCCCAAGAGAGAGGAATTGGGGTGCCCTTTTGAAAGGTGCTAAGGAGTACACGATATTTTAAAAGGAGATATGGCTTTCCTCTTTTTGACCGCGTCTGTTTTTCTCATATTGACAGGAAGACGAGGTGAGATTTAAAagcgatagaaaaacaaaaaataggtggGGGGTGACGATTGTTTTATGACTTTAGAAGAATGTGTGTGGGCGAAGCGGatggctttcttttctttttttttccttccagatgttgttaaaaaaaacatacgcgcacgcacacatacacagacctaataacagacttatattggaataagatgtatgaataaaagaatgaaaaagaatgacgaagggtcgactctttctttttttttttttaaaaagaaaaaaaatatgtaggaggagcttttcgatacagacatttttgtaagagtgaatttggcccaacacattcataccttgaggtctggagatagagagagagacgcGAGAACACCACCCCACCCTCCCCCCATATtgcacacacaggcacacttCTCTctttttgaaatcctaaccctaaccctcatTTTTATCGTTTTCCTTTCATACGTCAtcaaaaaagtctttgatcgtgacctattgacccccgatcgatcatttttatcgtttcatcctacgtcaccaaaggacatcaaagcgaaTGAGGCCATAAATCAAATTTTGATCGCGACGGACTAAATTGGCATTGCCTCTCTCTCTGTTCTCATACCCGGGTTGTGATTGTGgagacaatttttttgtgtttttttacatacttggccacTAAATctgattgtgatttttttttcaagccatTCTATGATGCTATTTGATGTACAATACTGCTCTGTAGTTTCATGATACTTGTTTTATGTCAGACTTTTGTATTCATTGTATGATGATGGTATGTGGAACATCATCATTTGCTAGTCTTCCAGGTATTCGGCAGCTAAGCCTTTGACACTCAAAACACGGCAGACGTGTTGCGTGACGAGCGAAGGAAAGTAGGGCAGACGTGGTGTCACGCTGATGCTGCTGCAAGGATCAACGCGCTCACGTTGTCGACGACCTGTCAAACTTTCTAGATGTGACATGAAAGCTTCCCTGACACGTAGCTCATATTTTCATGCCCAACATGTTTATCGCACATCCTGGATGTTATTGTTTCTATTTGTGGGTCGGTTTACTTTGTATTTAGATATATATGTGAGAATGTCAATCAAAAGGTGAGCCTTGTTATTGTTACGTGTAGGGGGTTCTAAAaatatgggggcgggaatttataagcttcatgcttcttcctgccagccctttttcttttctgttattATATGTTgtaattgtatgatgaaatgtttgattgtcacaatgctgtccgaaaggaaaaattaacaaataaatcaaatcaaatcaaatcaaaacacgATGTGAAAATGATCAAAAGGAATGAAACCTCAAATGTTATATtggcccccccccaaaaaaacaaaaaaaacaaaaaacaaatcaagtcataactgaatggggggaaaattaaaaataagaaattttcacccaaaaaatgttaaatatttatatttatcaattacactgtattttcaaaatgtgtggAAATGCTTACATCCCTAACCCTGTGTTGAAACCCAGATCTCAAACCTCAACTAAACCTTAGCTTGTCTCTTCATTTGCAACCACTAGTGACATGGCACATGGTTTCTTAATATCTGAAATTTCCACaaatttgaggggaaaaaaaatgttaaaaatgtaaaataatcaaataaatctAGATTTTTTTGAACTAGTAAAAACAAATGTGGCTAAATATTAGAAAATGGGTAATACATGTGATAGTAACATCCGTGgaaaagctttttttgtttaaaaaaaaaaaaagtttttatgaatggaaaaacggaaaaggaaaatattgtgtgtaaattgccaaaaataattgcaaaaacgatagaaaaaaaattgtttgaaaaagGTGGGAAGACTAACTTTTTGAAAGATGTCAAATAATTAGTACATGAGTGAAATAGCATTAGAATGGGTGAAAAATAAAGTTTAAAGtgtgaaaaatgtaaaatgtacatagaaaatagtcaaaaaaaatttgcaaaaaaaaaagaatttttaaaaagtgaaaaaagtttttttttttcttttgtaataaataaataatatatatatatatatatatatatatatatatatatatatatatatatatatatatatatatatatatatatatatatatatatatatatatatatatatatatatatatatatatatatttttttttttttaattgccccaAAACTAATTGCTAAAACTTGGGATCCCACTAATATGTAGATAGCAAAAAATGAGCTTATCCATCAGTGAAAATGGGGGGGTTGATTTGTCAAAAttagtgaaaaatatatttgaaaaatgtcCTTGGGTGTCGAAGCGTTTCAAAACCTTGAACCCCTACTCCTGAGTCCTGACTTGGTCCTCTTGAACCATGCCGATCCCGTGACCGCTTgcatgtacctaatgttgtgtccgCCCGTCCGGCGAGTCCATCGAGAGGCTGGCGCACCCTCGCACCGTGGTCGTGCCTGTGCCCCTTGCAGGAGGGAGGGCAGGCAGAGCGGCACACACGCGATTGGTAGAGTCGAGCGCCAAACTTGTTGACTCATAAGCGCGCGGCTCGTCagcatcctcctcctcttcttcttcttcctcctcctcttcctccgatCTGATTGCACGCGCTATTCAGCGGGGAATCGTTTCTGCTCATTTTCCATCTCCCCCCGTAATCACagtgtttttcccccccttcttttACGCGCATCTTTCGCGGGTGGATTCCACACAAGCCGCCACCCTCCATTTAGGAACCCAACTTCTccccattacaaaaaaaaaaaaaggtgctgacTGAGAGATGGCTTTCATGGTGAAGCACGTGGTGGGGGGCCAGCTGAAGAACTTGACGGGCGGTCTGACGGAGGAAAAACCCGAGGCAGAGAAGACGGAAGCGGCGGCGCAGGGGAtgacccaggaggagttcgagCAGTACCAGCAACAGTTAGAGGAGGAGAAGTAAGTGAGAGACAAACGAGGGTTGAGGCTCTGGGATGCTTTTCAATTTGTGGACCGCAGGGGAAATGTTCATGGACGTTTGGGTGCGTAAAAAGACGAACGAGAGACGTGCGTCTTTTTTACgcacgggagaaaaaaaacaaaacgtgaccCAACCGCGCACACGGATGGATGCGTTTGAAAACATATTAGGACCGTCACGTTTCTCGCGTCCTCACGCTTCCACTCTGACAAGGATTCGTGCACGCGGTTAATCTGTGCGCACGCACGAAACACAGTCCAAATAAAGAAAGTCTAAACGCGTAAGATGGCTGCGCCAGTGAACGTAGTAAGTAGCAAAATATGAAAGAACAAGTATGGAAatgatataaatataaattacgTATGTGCTGGCATGCTGGAGGACACAATGCACAAGGTCATCTGGGAAATACCAAACGTcatttatcacaatatgaaagaTAAATAGTACAATGCAtctcatgcccccccccccccatcccccccaaaaaaaatcaatacataagttcaaacaaacaaacagcaaaatGATACAAAATTGAGCAGGATGTGATTAATGAGCAGAAAAAGAGTGAGACAAGTTTTAAAAATTGAAGTTATTAAGAAAAACTGTAGTTTAAAACGTGCCAAAACCTTGtgaaaatgatcaaaataagcaaaagtggtttaaaaaaatatttggtgtaaaaacaaataaacaaagaaacaaacctGTTGTCAAAACAAAGTGAAAACAGGTCAAAAtagtacaaatgtatttttaaaaactgtaaaGATGTTCTAAAAATTTGTGAAAGTTGCCcaaaatttgtgaaaattgagggGGGAAAACAGCAAAAACACAACTACTCAAACAtgtaacacaaacaaaaaaaagaatagtaaTAAGAATGGTAACGTGCATAAAGGGGTGTCAAAAACAAATGGGGGGAAAGTCTAAAATTAGCAATGTCCATCCGTCCACTTTCCGAACCGCTATATGTACTAGTAACTTGAATGTTTGTAGCATATATACCATGTTGGGATACTCGAGGTCACAAAGCGCAAGGTCATCTGAGAAATTGAGTTGAGTGGTTATTGATTGGTGATGCCAAGTTGTATACCTCCCCACATCCTGTATGATACACCTCAACACTCAGCACAAGGAAGGTCACATGACTGAGtcaccaaaaaatatattttcaaaaattatacataaaaaacaaaaacagtacagTACTTAAAGGTCCCATGccatcaaatcatttttttccacagctTTGTGTCAGTCAAAATTAGTCTGTGATCTAATTTAAGTGTGTCAGTGTATGCTGTTTGTTGATTATACACAgatcaaggcaaacaaaaacaaaaaaaaacaaggcaatCACTTTCAGGCATGCTTGTGATGGAGAAACACGAATCATTATTCAAGTCCCTGCCCACCCACTCAGCTCAGCTGAATGACAGCTGGGCTTCTTAAAGTGGCAACCTCAGAAGAGTTGACGAATAAATGGCTTAAATTTATTTTGGGTGAAATCGCTTAGCATTTTGGAACCAGAGTAATATTGTTGGGCtccttttgtggaatatgagtatgTAAACATTAAGCATTAAACATTAATACACGTTGCTGGGATTAAGCAAGAGAGCCAGTATAagtatacagtaaataaaatattatatagTGTAAGTATACATATATTGTGTTTACAACAGCTAATGCTGTCCTAGCAACGGGAATATTTGCTAATGTCTCAATGTTGGCTCGTTAACACCGTGCTAGCAACAAACCAAAGGGAGTTTTCAAACCTGGATGCTGGACATGAGAGATGAACTGGCTTAGTGCTATAGCTAGGCTGAACGcaaatggatttaaaatggtaccaaaaagaaaaacatccttTATTGTACCGTTGGCCAAGGTAcaaagtaagttattttaaactaaaacgggCAACTTTTCCATTGGTTGAAGTTAATGAAAATACTTTTGGCTAAAATGTCTAACGTTTACGAGTCCCTCCCCTTTTGAGAAGCCTCACGTTCACCCAGGCTACTGACATGTGACCTTTTAGTAGACTGACGGACTTATTAGCCCAGGGCGCTAAACATGAGCGTGAAGAAAACGTGTTTAGCCATTCCATGAAAACAACAGCTACGAAAGTAACTTTGGTTCTATGAGTCCGTAACAACCACCAGATAGCGGTGCTGAAACAGTACGGAAATCCCCCATGCGGGTCGAGCCGGAACCTGATCAGTCACCGTTGCAATGGCCGCAGCGACAGCGGGCCTAGTGGCACAAGTGCCGTCAGAGATGTTAACTTGCCCAGCAGATGCATAAAAGGACATAAGGCAGCATCACATTGGCACGGAAGACGAGGTGCAGTACATCGTCCACCCTCTGAGGGGATGACTGGGCAGTTATGGATGTGGTGTTCAACGACTTTCCGATGAACAAAGTCTGCTGAGAGGGAACAAGAGAGGACTTCTCCAGGTGGACCTTGAGGCCAAGTCGTGACACATGATGCAGAAACTTAGACGTGTCTCGGAGTGCCTAAGCACTGGAAGGTGCGCAGAATAGCCAGTCGTCCGAGGGGAGCGCCTTCATGCCACCTGACTGCAGGTGGGTCACGACACAGTGTGAACACTCTGGGAGAGAGTGACAGCCCGAATCTGAGTACTTTGAATTGCCAGTGGCGACCCCGGTAGGCAAATCGGAGAAACCTCCTGTGTTGAGGAGCAATAGGGACGTGGAAGTCAGCGTCCTTCAGCTCAATTGTTGGGAACGATTCCTCTCAGGGGATCGTCTGCAACACAGCTGACGTAGTTAGCATGCGGAAGGGTAACGCCCTGAGGTAATGTTTGAGACCTCTCAGATCCAGGATAGGCCGGAATCCGCCTGTCTTTTTTGGAATGAGGAAGTAGGGGGAGTAGAATCCCCCTGAATGTGCCAAGGGATCCACTGCTTCGATAGCGGACTTGGCAAGGAGGGTCTCTAGCTCCTGATCTAGAGCCAGTGCCCTTCCTGGGTCGCTGATGACAGTCTCCCTGACCCGGTTGCAAATAGGTGGGCCGGCGTCGGAACTGAATCCTGTACCCATGAGTTAAGATAGAGAGCAcccatgggtccaaagaaagggCAGCCCAGTAGTTGAGCTGCTGACAGGAAAAGTAACAAACTGCCGGCCCCTCGGGCTCAATCACTGGCCATCTGGGATTTAGGGGTCCGGGAGGGATGAGGCCTAGTATGTGTAGCCCGGGGCTGACAGTGGGGCACGCGGCCAGAGGGACGGACTTCACAGGCATTCATTCTATGCCTCCGTGAGGGACGACGAGCCCCAGATCCCACCGTAGGCCGGAAGTACTGCACAGCATGCGACAGAGGGGCAGCCGGGAGCGCAGCGCTTGACGGAGAATAGGGCCTAGCAAGGCTAGCAAACTTCCGCTTCGCATCATTAGCACGGACTGTACATTCCAGCCATCTCCAACGATGACCGCTCCTGGCCAGCAACTGCGTCCTGCTAAGGCGCGACATCAATCGCAGCCGTGGTTACAGGAGGATGGACtgccgcagcagcagcaggtacTGCTCAACAGTCAAGACAGCAGTCAGTGCGGCCCTCTTCGGGCAAGAAGGACCAGCCACCAATCGACGAGCAGGGAGAGCGTACAAGTCAATTGGCTGCAAGCTTTGTGTGAGAGAGGAGGCGGCACCGAGCCTCTTCACCAAGGGaacaaaacaaagctacaaagcAATCAAAGCAACACGTACGTGGCCGTTTTTGCCATCATAAGCTAGCAGATGGTGGGACAAACAATACCCGAGCTAGCAAACAACATCAAGGCACCTGGCTACCCACGCTAGGAGCTCAGTACATTGCGAGGCACTACAAGCTAGGAGAGGATACGAAAAACCGTACCTTCACTAGCAAGTTGTATACAAAACAAGTCAAAGCAACCGTCGACAAAACGGCAACAGCTGCTAAAACAAACACCACGCACCTTCGAACTTTAAGCGGTACTCATCAATGAGGCaccaaaatcatgaaaaaatgGAAGGAGAGCTCCAGGTTCCTCATAAACAcctaaaaaaacagaaaatacacTGAGTTGTTGCAGCCAAGGTGGGCGGGGAACACCCGCAGCCCCGATCAAGAACATCACAGGCCACAAACGACGGGCAAGAAGAACAGCGGTAAAAGTGAGGGAACCGCAAGAGAAGGGTAAAAGAGACTGGGTTCCGGTACTTATCCTCTTATACGTGTGGATCATGTCAGCCGGAATTCTTTTCTCGAGGGACGCATGCACATGGCGGATTTCCGTACTGTTTTAGCACCGCCACTttgcggtcgggagggacgaaatagaatgaGGCATCAATGTTAGGGCGCCCAAGAAAAGAGGTCACCATCCCAGCCCGTGTCACGTGACACCCTTGACAAGATGGCTACCCGGCCTTTCGTGTTTTGCCCATTCGGGCCTAAGGTGACAGCACATCTCATCcgggataaaaaatgaccttaCTCTGACACATTGGGTGCATCGCCTTCAGAGGATGTGATCCTCACAGGCTAGCGGTGCAAATTCCTctgccgtgtgtgtgtgtgtgtgtgggtgtgtgtgtgtgtgttgtctcCGTATTCTGTTTGTGAGCTCAACACGCCACATCTGGCCGACATTATGTCAGCTTTGTTGACTTGCTGTGTCTCGCACAGGCCTCTCAGCAAATTAAGCAATTGCGATGGGGGCCGATTGAGAGCCAACTGGGGCGTGAACGCCTCACTGACGGTTTGGTTTCAGCAGAGTAGCGCCCTCTGCTGACAGAAACCACTCAGGGAAGTAGATTGTTGGCATTTGCAAGCATACACTCACTTTTGAGCGTTATTATAATTTATTACATTTCCTTGATATCCATCTTATTAATAGAACGCTCAGTGTCCCAACTCTtaatacttatttttttaaatttaacattCTCTCTGCATTTCCAAAGGGAAATAATCACAAAATTTGGAGGTTCTTAGTGACAATATGCCATAAAAACCTAATTTAATATCAACAATCCaaagaaaatgttattttgtatttcagACAAGAACGAGAGGCAAGTTTTGCCCAGAAGAAAGCCGAGCGAGCTACCGTCAGGAGTCATTTTCGGGACAAGTATCGACTACCAAAGGTATTCTAAATTGTTATAGATGTTTATGTTAACATGACAAATGGATGTTTATGTTAATATTACAAATTATgcacatgaaaacaaaatgtactactTAGTATTACAAACAGTTTAGATTATTTATAtagtttacaaaataaatgttaggTTCACAAAAGACTTTAAATTAATTGTCTTCAAGGTTTATGAAAACACATGTATAAATTCTCTTTGATGTTCATgtaaatttgacaaaaatgtgTATGGAAGACTAAATTGTGTTCTTTGTATGAAAACATATTATGGATTTGTTAAAGACGCTAAGGAAATGCATACGACTAATTTGACCTTGATCGTGACATAACGttacaaaatatgtatgtttgtggAAGACTGTCGGATTTGATGTTCGTTAGGTAGGTTCACGGAAGACAAAATTTTCCCTCAATTTTTCctgaataacaaaacaaaacaaaaaaaacaacaacacgatGCCGATTTTGAGATCTTAACTCCAATGACTCACTAGTccaattttaatgtatttccCAAAATCAGAACGAGCTAGACGAGACCCAGATCCAGCAGGCGGGCGAGGACGTGGTCCTGCCCACTGAGCTGGCCAAAATGATCGCTGAGGACAACCAGGAGGAGGCCCACAAGCAGTCGGTGCTGGGCCAGCTGTCCAACCTGCAGAACGTTGACATGGACCAGCTGAAGGACAaggcccaggccacgttggagGACCTCAAGAAGCAGACGGAGAACTGCAGCCTCATGTGATGTCGGGGAGATAAGATTTGTCCAAGGCGGAGCTTCTGGGAAGGAAGAAGTAGCAGCTGGAGTGTTTTTTTCGCATTGCTCAGTAATTTCAAATaatcctattttttttaattgcttcgTATTATTTATAGCAGCATGTTTTCAGAAAAAGGGATCATTTCGGTTGCATATTTTTATATTCCCCCCTCCACCCCATCATAATCTGTGCAAAGTAAGTGCACTGTCCATATTTTTGGTACCCTTACATAGCGGACCCATtcattgccattgacggctttagacgtcaaagattttaaCTGGCCTGGTAGTGAATGAGGTCATAGCCGAGTACTGATTGGTTGACTGAAAAAAATTCACAGAAAATATCATTTGTTTGACCTTCTTTTGCATTTTCAAATTGTGAAAACTTGCAAAAGCTGATTAGTAACACTTTTAGGTACTCTCCTGTGCGCAGTGGTACAGTATTGacattttcaatcaaaaactGTGCTGTGTGAACAATCACTGAAGCTCCCTCCTTATTTTTCCAGAAGCTCATCCTTTGAGAAACTGGTGGTCTGTCCTCCCTTTTCCTGCTAAACtcagagaatttaaaaaaaaaaaaaaaaaaaaaaaaaaaaaaaaggatggaaatCCACATTTTACTTAATCAGCAGCTAATTCCGCTGACAAAACCACCTTGTTTGGAGGAGAATCATATTAAAATTGAGGACTACAGGGATGGCTTTTTGCAGGGATAAGCGTTTGAGAAACACAAAAATGGCAAGATTAATTAAGACTTGGAAGCTACTTTTAACAACAGCAAGCctttttactcttttttttttaaatattttttttctaactgatAACGTCTGATCAAATAAGCCATGTGTCACTTTAGAGATGTTACGGTgtgcaatacaatacaatactgaAGACGTAGCTCTCCTACTCTTTCCTAAATTGAGCCTTCACCACAGGGTGGGAAAGCCTGTGTTTGTGCTGCACATGGAAGTGTCATTAAAATACTCAATATGAATACATAAAAAGCTGCtaaaaaagtgtaaatgttaACGCTTTTAGAGGCCAAAGCACGACATGTCAGAATATTTGTGTCCTCATTACGCCAATATTTATGTTGTGTGTACGCGCTAAGCTCGTCGTGTGGTGCCGTTTCGTGCCAGTGGATTAGCTGTCGTCAAGTCGAGTGGTGTCCTCG
Above is a genomic segment from Festucalex cinctus isolate MCC-2025b chromosome 4, RoL_Fcin_1.0, whole genome shotgun sequence containing:
- the cplx3b gene encoding complexin-3b, with protein sequence MAFMVKHVVGGQLKNLTGGLTEEKPEAEKTEAAAQGMTQEEFEQYQQQLEEEKQEREASFAQKKAERATVRSHFRDKYRLPKNELDETQIQQAGEDVVLPTELAKMIAEDNQEEAHKQSVLGQLSNLQNVDMDQLKDKAQATLEDLKKQTENCSLM